The following are encoded together in the Salmonella enterica subsp. enterica serovar Choleraesuis genome:
- a CDS encoding phenylacetic acid degradation operon negative regulatory protein PaaX has translation MSKLDGFIDQAVAAAPVSGTSLIASLYGDALAHRGAEIWLGSLVALLAPMGFGERFVRTALFRLSKDGWLDAERVGRRSYYRLSAAGVNQTRRAESKIYRAGQPDWDGKWLLLLSEGLEKQTLQQVKKELIWQGFGTLTPSLMASPSQSLAEVQHFLHESGIAENVICFEAHSALEMSQTALKARIEECWHLSEKNGRYAEFINLFRPLLQLLRDAAPEELTPERCFSIQLLLIHLYRRVVLTDPLLPDDLLPPHWLGQNARQLCINIYQRVAPGALAFVSAVGETSVGELPQPGAGYYQRFGGLARNE, from the coding sequence ATGAGTAAACTGGATGGATTTATTGACCAGGCGGTGGCCGCTGCGCCGGTGAGCGGAACGTCGCTCATTGCTTCGTTATATGGCGATGCGCTGGCCCATCGCGGTGCTGAAATCTGGCTGGGCAGCCTGGTCGCGTTATTGGCACCAATGGGGTTTGGCGAGCGTTTTGTCCGCACCGCGCTGTTCCGGCTCAGTAAGGACGGCTGGCTAGATGCGGAGCGGGTGGGGCGACGCAGCTATTACCGGCTGTCGGCGGCGGGTGTGAACCAGACCCGGCGCGCCGAAAGTAAAATTTACCGGGCCGGCCAGCCGGACTGGGACGGTAAATGGCTGCTGTTGTTATCGGAAGGGCTGGAAAAGCAAACTTTGCAACAGGTCAAAAAAGAGCTTATCTGGCAAGGTTTTGGCACTCTGACGCCCAGCCTGATGGCCTCTCCCTCTCAGAGCCTGGCCGAGGTGCAGCATTTTTTGCATGAGAGCGGAATTGCAGAAAACGTAATCTGTTTCGAAGCGCACTCGGCGCTGGAAATGTCGCAAACGGCGCTTAAGGCCAGAATTGAAGAGTGCTGGCATTTGAGTGAAAAAAATGGCCGCTACGCCGAATTTATCAACCTGTTCAGGCCATTGCTTCAGCTGCTGCGCGACGCCGCTCCCGAGGAGCTGACCCCGGAGCGCTGTTTCTCCATCCAGCTACTGCTTATTCATCTGTACCGGCGGGTGGTGCTGACCGATCCGCTACTGCCGGACGATCTGCTGCCTCCGCACTGGCTTGGGCAAAACGCCCGCCAGCTGTGCATCAATATCTATCAGCGCGTGGCGCCCGGCGCTCTGGCGTTTGTCAGCGCCGTTGGCGAAACCTCGGTAGGCGAGCTTCCTCAGCCGGGAGCCGGTTACTACCAGCGTTTTGGTGGCCTTGCGCGTAACGAATAA
- a CDS encoding ATP-dependent RNA helicase HrpA produces the protein MENQTLSPGALKSRLKQLMLSDQRRFARRIQGAQKVKNSESRLAVLTALAQEMDQAASKVALRLASRPEITYPENLPVSQKKQDILEAIRDNQVVIVAGETGSGKTTQLPKICLELGRGINGYIGHTQPRRLAARTVANRIAEELNSEPGGTVGYKVRFNDSVGDNTLVKLMTDGILLAEIQQDRLLMGYDTIIIDEAHERSLNIDFLLGYLKELLPRRPDLKVIITSATIDPERFSRHFDNAPVIEVSGRTWPVEVRYRPIVEGEDDGDRDQLQAIFDAVDELSHEAPGDILIFMSGEREIRDTADGLVKRELPHTEILPLYARLSNSEQNRVFQSHSGRRIVLATNVAETSLTVPGIKYVIDPGTARISRYSYRTKVQRLPIEPVSQASANQRKGRCGRVSEGVCIRLYSEDDFLSRPEFTDPEILRTNLASVILQMTSLGLGDIEAFPFVEAPDKRNIQDGVRLLQELGAIADSEVARGYTLTASGRQLAQLPVDPRLARMVLEAQRLGCVREVMIITAALSIQDPRERPQDKQQASDEKHRRFHDKESDFLAWVNLWNYLQEQQKALSSNQFRRLCRSDYLNYLRVREWQDIYTQLRQVVKELRIPINSEPGDYRGIHCALLSGLLSHIGLKDNDKQEFTGARNARFSIFPGSGLFKKPPKWVMVAELVETTRLWGRVAARIDPEWVEGLASHLIKHSYSEPHWSRSQGAVMATEKVTLFGLPVVAARPVNYTQIDPVLCRELFIRHALVEGDWQARHAFLRANQKLREEVEDLENKSRRRDILVDDDTLFAFYDQRIGHEAISGRHFDSWWKKASKQDPELLNFEKSMLIKEGAGSISKLDYPNFWHQGNLKLRLSYQFEPGADADGVTVHIPLPLLNQVSESGFEWQVPGMRRELVIALIKSLPKPQRRNFVPAPNYAEAFLGRATPLSLPLLESLGQELRRMTGVTVDSDAWQWEQVPDHLKMTFRVIDENRKKLNEGKDLTALKDALKGKVQETLSAVADDGIEQSGLHIWSFGSLPEHYEQKRGGYQMKAWPALVDERDSVAIRLFDNPQEQRHAMWAGLRRMLLLNVPSPIKYLHEKLPNKAKLGLYFNPYGKVLDLIDDCISCGVDKLISQAGGPVWDEAGYQALHEKVRAELNDTVVEIAKRVEQILGMVFTINKRLKGRMDMTMALGLADVKAQLSGLVYKGFVTGNGFNRLDDTLRYLQAIDKRLEKMAIDPHRDRAQMLKVDRVQQAWREWLNKLPAARREDEDVQAIRWMLEELRVSYFAQQLGTPYPVSDKRVLQAMEQAES, from the coding sequence ATGGAAAATCAAACTCTCTCCCCGGGCGCTCTGAAAAGCCGGTTAAAGCAACTGATGCTGAGCGACCAGCGCCGTTTTGCCCGCCGCATTCAGGGGGCGCAAAAAGTAAAAAATAGTGAATCACGGCTCGCCGTTCTGACTGCTCTGGCGCAGGAAATGGACCAGGCTGCGTCTAAAGTGGCGCTGCGCCTGGCGTCGCGCCCGGAAATCACCTATCCGGAAAACCTGCCGGTCAGCCAGAAAAAGCAGGATATTCTCGAGGCCATTCGCGATAACCAGGTGGTTATTGTGGCGGGTGAAACGGGTTCGGGTAAAACGACCCAGCTGCCTAAAATATGTCTCGAACTGGGGCGCGGTATTAATGGCTACATCGGCCATACTCAGCCTCGTCGTCTGGCGGCGCGCACCGTGGCTAACCGCATTGCCGAGGAGCTGAACAGCGAACCGGGCGGTACCGTCGGCTATAAAGTGCGTTTTAACGATAGCGTGGGCGATAACACCCTGGTCAAGCTGATGACTGACGGGATCCTGCTGGCGGAAATTCAGCAGGATCGGCTGTTAATGGGCTATGACACCATCATTATCGATGAAGCTCATGAGCGCAGTCTGAATATCGACTTCCTGCTGGGCTACCTTAAAGAACTGCTGCCGCGTCGTCCGGATCTTAAGGTGATCATCACTTCGGCGACCATCGATCCCGAGCGTTTTTCGCGTCATTTTGATAACGCGCCGGTGATTGAAGTCTCTGGCCGCACCTGGCCGGTGGAAGTACGCTACCGGCCTATCGTTGAAGGTGAAGACGATGGCGATCGCGATCAGCTGCAGGCTATTTTCGACGCGGTGGATGAACTGAGCCACGAAGCGCCGGGCGATATTCTTATCTTTATGAGCGGCGAGCGGGAAATTCGCGACACCGCCGACGGTCTGGTGAAGCGCGAGCTGCCGCATACCGAGATCCTGCCGCTTTATGCCCGCTTATCTAACAGCGAGCAGAACCGGGTGTTCCAGTCCCACAGCGGGCGGCGTATTGTGCTGGCGACCAACGTGGCGGAAACCTCGCTGACGGTGCCGGGCATCAAATATGTTATCGACCCTGGTACCGCGCGTATCAGCCGCTACAGCTATCGCACCAAAGTTCAGCGTCTGCCAATTGAGCCGGTTTCCCAGGCTTCCGCTAACCAGCGTAAAGGGCGCTGTGGACGCGTCTCCGAAGGCGTCTGCATCCGTCTTTACAGCGAGGACGACTTCCTGTCGCGCCCGGAGTTTACCGATCCGGAAATTCTGCGTACCAACCTGGCTTCGGTTATCTTGCAGATGACCTCTCTGGGATTGGGGGATATCGAAGCGTTTCCGTTTGTTGAAGCGCCGGATAAGCGCAATATTCAGGACGGGGTGCGGCTATTGCAGGAGCTGGGGGCGATTGCCGACAGCGAAGTCGCGCGCGGTTACACTCTGACCGCATCCGGCCGGCAGCTGGCTCAGCTGCCGGTTGACCCGCGTCTGGCGCGTATGGTGCTGGAGGCCCAGCGTCTGGGCTGTGTGCGCGAAGTGATGATTATCACCGCCGCGCTCTCGATTCAGGACCCTCGCGAACGCCCGCAGGATAAGCAGCAGGCTTCTGACGAAAAACATCGTCGCTTCCACGACAAAGAGTCCGACTTTTTAGCCTGGGTGAATTTGTGGAACTACCTGCAAGAACAGCAGAAAGCGCTGTCCAGTAACCAGTTCCGCCGCCTGTGCCGGAGCGATTACTTAAACTATCTGCGGGTACGCGAGTGGCAGGATATCTATACCCAGCTGCGCCAGGTTGTGAAAGAACTGCGGATCCCGATCAACAGCGAGCCGGGCGACTACCGCGGTATTCACTGCGCCTTGCTGAGCGGGCTGCTGTCTCATATCGGCCTTAAAGATAACGACAAGCAGGAATTTACCGGCGCACGTAACGCACGCTTCTCCATTTTCCCAGGTTCCGGTCTATTTAAGAAGCCGCCGAAGTGGGTCATGGTGGCAGAGCTTGTGGAGACTACTCGCCTGTGGGGGCGCGTGGCCGCCCGAATCGATCCGGAATGGGTTGAAGGGCTGGCCAGCCATCTGATTAAACACAGCTACAGCGAGCCGCACTGGTCACGCAGCCAGGGCGCGGTGATGGCTACCGAAAAAGTGACCCTGTTTGGCCTGCCGGTGGTGGCGGCCCGTCCGGTGAACTATACCCAAATCGATCCGGTGTTGTGCCGCGAGCTGTTTATCCGCCACGCGCTGGTAGAGGGCGACTGGCAGGCCCGGCATGCTTTCCTGCGCGCCAATCAGAAACTGCGCGAAGAAGTGGAAGACCTGGAAAACAAATCGCGGCGGCGCGATATCCTGGTAGACGACGATACGCTGTTTGCATTCTACGACCAGCGCATTGGGCATGAAGCGATTTCCGGGCGCCACTTTGACAGCTGGTGGAAAAAGGCCAGTAAGCAAGACCCGGAACTGCTCAATTTCGAAAAGAGCATGCTAATAAAAGAGGGCGCAGGCTCCATTAGTAAGCTCGATTACCCGAACTTCTGGCATCAGGGCAACCTGAAGCTGCGCCTGAGCTACCAGTTTGAGCCGGGCGCCGATGCCGATGGGGTGACGGTGCATATTCCTCTGCCGTTACTCAACCAGGTCAGCGAGAGCGGTTTTGAGTGGCAGGTTCCGGGTATGCGCCGTGAACTGGTGATTGCGCTCATCAAATCACTGCCAAAACCGCAGCGGCGCAATTTTGTTCCGGCGCCGAACTATGCCGAAGCTTTCCTCGGTCGGGCGACTCCACTGTCATTACCGCTGCTGGAGAGCCTGGGCCAGGAGCTGCGACGCATGACCGGTGTGACCGTTGATAGCGATGCCTGGCAATGGGAACAGGTGCCCGATCATCTGAAAATGACATTCCGGGTTATCGATGAAAACCGTAAAAAGCTGAATGAGGGTAAAGACCTCACTGCGCTGAAAGATGCTTTGAAAGGCAAAGTTCAGGAGACGCTCTCTGCGGTTGCCGATGACGGCATTGAGCAGAGCGGTCTGCATATCTGGAGCTTTGGCTCTCTGCCGGAACACTACGAGCAGAAACGCGGCGGCTACCAGATGAAAGCCTGGCCGGCGCTGGTTGATGAGCGCGATAGCGTGGCTATTCGTCTGTTCGATAATCCGCAGGAGCAACGCCATGCCATGTGGGCCGGGCTGCGGCGGATGCTGCTACTCAACGTGCCGTCGCCGATTAAGTATCTGCACGAAAAACTGCCGAACAAAGCCAAGCTGGGGCTTTACTTCAACCCTTACGGCAAGGTGCTGGATCTCATTGATGACTGCATTTCCTGCGGGGTGGATAAGCTTATCAGCCAGGCCGGAGGCCCCGTGTGGGATGAAGCCGGTTATCAGGCGCTTCATGAAAAGGTACGCGCAGAGCTGAACGACACCGTGGTGGAAATTGCGAAACGGGTTGAGCAAATCTTAGGCATGGTCTTTACCATCAACAAACGCCTGAAAGGGCGGATGGATATGACAATGGCTCTGGGACTAGCGGATGTAAAAGCGCAGCTGAGCGGCCTGGTTTACAAAGGCTTTGTGACCGGCAATGGCTTTAACCGCCTGGATGATACTTTGCGCTATTTGCAGGCTATCGATAAACGGCTGGAGAAAATGGCTATCGATCCGCACCGGGATCGCGCTCAAATGCTTAAAGTGGATCGGGTGCAGCAGGCGTGGCGCGAATGGCTTAACAAACTTCCGGCGGCCCGCCGCGAAGATGAAGATGTACAGGCCATTCGCTGGATGCTGGAGGAGCTGCGGGTGAGCTATTTTGCTCAGCAGCTGGGTACCCCTTATCCAGTCTCGGATAAGCGGGTACT
- a CDS encoding zinc/manganese transport system ATP-binding protein yields the protein MGRYSLGGSVAMIALNNLVTGYHKRPLGSPLSGSFRPGSMTAVVGANGTGKSTLLRTIAGLLPPVSGRVIRPPRQTLGWMPQHSELDIRFPLSVNEVVAMGCWPERGLMRGLPRAAHARIASALERAGISALSHTPISHLSGGQFQRMLFARLLVQNAPLMLLDEPFRGIDEESRRVVMEIIESLNATGTTFIVVLHDRRMVMKHFNRILTLRHGAHHWDEATFAPLEGVE from the coding sequence ATGGGCCGCTATTCACTGGGCGGTAGCGTTGCCATGATTGCGCTCAATAACCTGGTTACCGGTTATCACAAGCGCCCGCTTGGCTCGCCGCTGAGCGGATCCTTCCGCCCCGGTAGTATGACTGCGGTCGTGGGCGCTAATGGTACGGGCAAGTCCACCCTGCTACGCACTATTGCCGGACTGCTGCCTCCGGTATCTGGCCGGGTGATACGCCCGCCGCGCCAGACTTTGGGCTGGATGCCTCAACATAGCGAGCTGGATATCCGGTTTCCGCTTAGCGTTAATGAGGTAGTGGCTATGGGCTGCTGGCCTGAGCGCGGTCTGATGCGCGGCCTGCCCCGTGCAGCCCACGCGCGAATTGCCAGTGCGCTCGAGCGTGCGGGAATCAGCGCGTTATCCCATACCCCCATAAGCCATCTTTCCGGCGGCCAGTTTCAGCGCATGCTTTTTGCCCGACTGTTGGTGCAAAACGCGCCGCTGATGCTACTGGACGAGCCGTTTCGTGGCATCGATGAAGAGAGCCGCCGGGTTGTCATGGAGATCATCGAAAGCCTTAATGCGACGGGCACCACCTTTATCGTCGTGCTGCATGACCGGCGGATGGTGATGAAACACTTCAATCGCATTCTGACGCTGCGCCACGGCGCGCATCATTGGGACGAGGCCACCTTCGCGCCCCTGGAAGGAGTGGAATAA
- a CDS encoding ABC transporter substrate-binding protein, which translates to MRCTTRSGWMAAALLFTAFHAHAERTITDQIGRQVTIPDRVDRVVVLQHQTLNILVQLNATDKMVGILSNWKQQLGESYARLVPELNNKPLVGDLTHVSLEKLVALRPQVVFVTNYAPQEMIDSITRLGIPVVAISLRHGREDEAARLNPQLNQDEEDKAYTQGMTEGISLIGNIVNRSQEARQLNDAALAGRAEVTKKLGNLPPEQRVRAYMANPDLTTYGSGKYTGLMMGRAGAVNVAAASVQGFKQVSMEQVITWDPQVIFVQDRYPQVVQTILHDPQWQTIDAVRHGRVYLMPEYAKAWGYPMPEALGLGELWMAQKLYPQKFNGVDMQSLANNWYQHFYRQPYRSEK; encoded by the coding sequence ATGCGCTGTACTACGCGCTCCGGCTGGATGGCTGCCGCCCTGCTGTTTACCGCTTTTCACGCCCACGCCGAACGAACCATTACTGACCAGATTGGCCGCCAGGTTACTATTCCTGACCGGGTTGACCGGGTGGTCGTGCTCCAGCATCAGACCCTGAATATTCTGGTGCAGCTGAATGCGACCGACAAAATGGTGGGTATTCTCAGTAACTGGAAACAGCAGCTGGGAGAGAGTTACGCCAGGCTGGTTCCGGAACTTAATAACAAACCGCTGGTGGGTGATTTAACCCACGTTTCGCTGGAAAAACTGGTGGCACTGCGTCCGCAGGTGGTGTTTGTCACCAACTACGCGCCGCAGGAGATGATTGACTCAATTACCCGTCTGGGTATCCCGGTAGTCGCGATTTCGTTACGCCATGGCCGCGAAGATGAAGCCGCGCGTCTGAACCCGCAGCTGAACCAGGATGAAGAAGACAAAGCCTACACCCAGGGGATGACCGAAGGCATCTCCCTGATAGGCAATATCGTCAACCGTTCGCAAGAGGCCCGCCAGCTTAACGATGCGGCCCTGGCCGGACGCGCTGAAGTGACTAAAAAGCTGGGCAATCTTCCGCCAGAACAACGGGTGCGGGCCTATATGGCCAACCCGGATCTCACCACTTACGGCTCGGGGAAGTATACCGGCCTGATGATGGGGCGCGCCGGTGCTGTCAATGTGGCGGCGGCCAGCGTTCAGGGCTTTAAACAGGTCTCGATGGAGCAGGTTATTACCTGGGATCCGCAGGTCATTTTTGTTCAGGATCGCTATCCTCAAGTGGTGCAAACGATTCTGCACGATCCGCAATGGCAGACTATCGATGCGGTTCGTCATGGCCGGGTCTATCTGATGCCTGAATATGCTAAAGCCTGGGGATACCCAATGCCGGAAGCGCTGGGGCTGGGCGAACTATGGATGGCGCAAAAACTCTATCCGCAAAAATTTAACGGTGTCGATATGCAGTCGCTGGCAAATAACTGGTATCAGCATTTTTATCGCCAGCCATATCGGAGTGAGAAATGA
- a CDS encoding phenylacetic acid degradation protein PaaY yields the protein MPIYQIDGLTPVVPRDSYVHPTAVLIGDVVLGHNVWVGPNATLRGDFGRIIVKDGANIQDNCVMHGFPEQDTVVDVDGHIGHGAILHGCHIGRNALVGMNAVVMDGARIGESCIIGAAAFVKAQAEFPPRQLILGSPAKAVRELRDEEIRWKEQGTREYQDLVLRCQQSMHQVEPLREEEPDRPRLTFDNLTTKP from the coding sequence ATGCCTATTTATCAGATAGACGGATTAACCCCGGTTGTACCTCGCGATAGTTATGTCCATCCCACCGCCGTGCTGATTGGCGATGTGGTGTTGGGGCATAACGTGTGGGTAGGCCCTAACGCCACGCTGCGCGGCGATTTTGGACGGATTATCGTTAAAGATGGCGCCAACATTCAGGATAACTGCGTGATGCACGGCTTCCCGGAGCAGGACACGGTGGTGGATGTTGACGGCCATATTGGCCACGGCGCTATTTTGCATGGCTGCCATATTGGCCGTAATGCGCTGGTGGGAATGAATGCCGTGGTGATGGACGGCGCGCGCATCGGTGAGTCGTGCATTATCGGTGCGGCGGCGTTTGTGAAAGCCCAGGCAGAATTTCCGCCGCGCCAGCTTATTCTGGGCAGCCCGGCTAAAGCGGTGCGCGAACTGCGTGACGAAGAGATCCGTTGGAAAGAACAAGGCACCCGCGAGTATCAGGATTTAGTGCTGCGCTGCCAACAGAGCATGCACCAGGTTGAACCACTGCGTGAAGAAGAACCGGATCGCCCGCGTTTAACCTTTGATAATCTGACCACTAAGCCCTGA
- the azoR gene encoding FMN-dependent NADH-azoreductase — translation MSKVLVLKSSILANYSQSNQLSDYFIEQWLEKNSSDEITVRDLAVNPIPVLDGELVGAMRPSDTPLSARQKEALALSDELIAEIKAHDVIVFNAPMYNFNIPTQLKTYFDLIARAGVTFRYTEKGPEGLVTGKRAVVISSRGGIHKDSPTDLVTPYMQTILGFIGITDVNFVLEEGVAYGPDVAAKAQNDAKAAIDSIIAA, via the coding sequence ATGAGCAAGGTATTAGTTTTAAAATCCAGCATCCTGGCTAACTACTCTCAGTCTAACCAGCTGTCCGACTACTTCATTGAACAATGGCTGGAAAAAAACAGCTCCGATGAAATCACGGTGCGCGACCTTGCGGTTAATCCAATCCCAGTACTGGATGGCGAACTGGTCGGCGCAATGCGCCCAAGCGACACCCCGCTCTCTGCCCGTCAGAAAGAAGCGCTGGCGCTGTCTGATGAGCTGATTGCTGAAATCAAAGCACACGACGTTATCGTCTTTAACGCCCCGATGTATAACTTCAACATCCCAACTCAGTTGAAAACCTACTTCGACCTGATTGCCCGCGCTGGCGTAACTTTCCGTTACACCGAAAAAGGGCCAGAAGGCCTGGTGACCGGCAAACGCGCTGTGGTTATCTCCAGCCGCGGCGGCATCCATAAAGACAGCCCAACCGACCTGGTTACCCCTTATATGCAAACCATCTTGGGTTTCATCGGCATTACCGATGTGAACTTCGTGCTGGAAGAAGGCGTCGCCTACGGCCCGGATGTTGCTGCTAAAGCTCAGAATGACGCTAAAGCCGCTATCGACAGCATCATCGCCGCCTGA
- a CDS encoding metal ABC transporter substrate-binding protein, with protein MKLIKTGVLALFALTLSGQMAYSAPLKAVASFSVLGDMVRQIGGDRVEVTTLVGPDGDPHTFEPSPADSVTLKNSRVVFISGLGLEGWMNRLIRASGFHGTQVLASEGVSSRTMREDGHVITDPHAWNSAANGIIYARNITRALATASPENAAWFEARGKAYEAELGQLDTWAKGIFAAIPESKREVLTSHDAFGYFGERYGVRFLAPVGFSTEAEASAGDVMNLITQIRQLNIHSYFIENQTDPRLVRQIASATGARPGGELYPEALSKSGGPAATYADAFRHNVIAISNAMKQ; from the coding sequence ATGAAGTTGATTAAAACAGGAGTTCTGGCGCTCTTTGCGCTGACGCTAAGCGGCCAGATGGCCTATTCCGCGCCGCTTAAAGCCGTGGCGAGTTTCTCGGTACTTGGCGATATGGTTCGGCAAATTGGCGGCGATCGGGTCGAAGTCACCACCCTGGTTGGCCCGGACGGTGACCCGCACACTTTCGAGCCATCCCCCGCCGATAGCGTCACGCTGAAAAATAGTCGGGTCGTCTTTATCAGCGGTCTGGGGCTGGAGGGCTGGATGAATCGGCTAATCCGGGCCTCGGGGTTTCACGGTACCCAGGTTTTGGCTTCAGAAGGGGTGAGCAGCCGCACTATGCGCGAAGACGGACACGTGATAACCGACCCGCACGCCTGGAACAGCGCGGCGAATGGTATCATTTATGCCCGCAATATTACCCGCGCCCTGGCGACCGCATCACCAGAGAATGCCGCATGGTTTGAGGCGCGCGGCAAGGCTTATGAAGCAGAGCTTGGGCAACTTGATACATGGGCCAAAGGCATCTTTGCCGCCATCCCCGAATCTAAACGCGAGGTGCTAACCAGCCACGATGCTTTCGGTTATTTTGGCGAACGCTACGGCGTGCGCTTTCTCGCGCCGGTTGGTTTTTCTACCGAGGCCGAAGCCAGCGCCGGCGATGTCATGAATCTGATAACCCAGATCCGTCAGCTCAATATTCACAGCTATTTTATTGAGAACCAGACAGACCCGCGCCTGGTGCGTCAGATAGCCTCAGCAACCGGTGCCAGGCCGGGCGGTGAGCTCTATCCGGAAGCGCTGAGCAAATCCGGCGGCCCGGCGGCTACCTATGCCGATGCCTTCCGCCATAACGTTATCGCTATCTCGAATGCTATGAAGCAGTAA
- a CDS encoding iron ABC transporter, whose protein sequence is MSLAITMVSAFEEFGFMRRSLVACFALSLSLTPLGVLLMLRRMSLIGDALSHAVLPGVAIGYLLSGMSLVAMGTGGFIAGLLVALLSGWISRATGLREDSSFAGLYLGSLALGVTLISLRSSGVDLLHLLFGSLLAVDKPALLFIGGIATATLVVLSIGLRALVIESFNADFMRVNRPWLPGIIHALFLALLVMNLVAGFQILGTLMTVGLMMLPAIAARCWSERLGVILPLAALIGLICSLTGLLISWIWSLPAGPAIVLVACGFFLFSTLVNGLWGKLTRNPKRDDEVIHEVD, encoded by the coding sequence ATGTCGCTGGCTATCACGATGGTAAGCGCCTTTGAAGAATTCGGTTTTATGCGCCGCTCGCTGGTGGCCTGCTTTGCGCTGTCGCTTAGCCTGACGCCGCTGGGCGTATTGCTGATGCTGCGACGTATGAGCCTTATCGGCGATGCTCTGTCGCACGCGGTGCTGCCCGGCGTTGCCATCGGTTATCTGTTATCCGGGATGTCGCTGGTCGCCATGGGAACCGGCGGTTTTATTGCCGGTTTACTGGTGGCTCTGCTCTCAGGCTGGATAAGCCGCGCAACCGGGTTGCGTGAGGATTCCAGCTTCGCCGGACTGTATCTGGGCTCGCTGGCGCTCGGCGTCACGCTTATCTCGCTGCGCAGTTCCGGCGTCGATCTGTTGCATCTGTTGTTTGGCTCGCTGCTGGCGGTGGATAAACCCGCACTGCTGTTTATCGGCGGGATCGCCACCGCCACCCTGGTGGTTTTAAGCATCGGGCTGCGGGCGCTGGTTATCGAATCTTTCAATGCCGATTTTATGCGGGTTAACCGGCCCTGGCTTCCGGGAATTATTCACGCCCTGTTTCTGGCGCTGCTGGTGATGAACCTGGTGGCAGGCTTTCAGATCCTCGGCACGCTGATGACTGTCGGGCTGATGATGCTGCCTGCGATTGCCGCCCGCTGCTGGTCTGAGCGGCTCGGCGTAATTTTGCCGCTGGCTGCGCTTATCGGCCTTATATGTTCGCTGACAGGGCTGCTGATTTCATGGATATGGTCGCTTCCCGCCGGGCCGGCCATTGTATTAGTTGCCTGCGGATTCTTTCTTTTTTCCACACTGGTTAATGGCCTGTGGGGAAAGCTCACCCGTAACCCAAAAAGAGACGATGAGGTCATTCATGAAGTTGATTAA
- a CDS encoding monooxygenase — MNKLVQIHFKTPGPFGAQMAIQYRELAESIKEEPGFIWKIWTENAAEGEAGGIYYFEDEETARAYVKMHTERLKGFGIEDIHCSLFDVNEPLTVITNGPL; from the coding sequence ATGAATAAACTCGTGCAGATCCATTTTAAAACCCCTGGACCATTCGGCGCACAAATGGCTATCCAGTATCGAGAACTGGCTGAGTCGATAAAAGAAGAGCCGGGATTCATCTGGAAGATCTGGACCGAGAACGCCGCCGAGGGAGAAGCGGGCGGTATTTATTACTTTGAAGATGAAGAGACCGCGCGAGCCTATGTCAAAATGCATACCGAACGTCTGAAAGGCTTCGGTATCGAAGATATTCACTGTTCCCTTTTCGATGTTAACGAACCGCTTACCGTGATTACCAACGGGCCGTTATAA